Proteins encoded by one window of Eremothecium cymbalariae DBVPG#7215 chromosome 1, complete sequence:
- the PER1 gene encoding Per1p (similar to Ashbya gossypii AFR678C), which yields MRREIAVLWGYLCLNVLASPGDTLDEFERCNEACLVNRNCADEGQINIEGNSFTSHVFSDIPWVYKQIFWDCSSDCDYQCQQIVTRQRIRDGEEIYQFHGKWPFIRSAGMQEFFSTLFSIGNFIPHWNGFCLLKMELAKVPAGDNSRVILEQYVNVAIIGMLAWTFSSIYHTRDLFITEKMDYFFAGATVLTAFHAIFVRVNRLDRLPVLRRLVSVFVLLIFSLHILRLYFDWSYTYNMRFNILFGVLEYLMLIVLAIKNRKSLKRKKNYRNSLYKPYSNSNFHLFWMPVLLVLFTSLAMTSELFDFFSYDLQMDSHAIWHALTIVPSYFLYKFFIIDYNYLSSIKGTISQD from the coding sequence ATGAGGCGAGAAATAGCAGTACTGTGGGGATATCTATGTTTAAATGTGTTAGCATCACCCGGAGATACACTGGATGAATTTGAGAGATGTAATGAAGCATGTCTAGTGAACCGCAATTGTGCCGATGAAGGGCAAATTAATATAGAGGGTAATTCGTTCACTTCACATGTTTTTTCCGACATACCATGGGTTTATAAGCAGATCTTTTGGGATTGTTCATCGGACTGTGATTATCAGTGTCAACAGATAGTTACAAGACAGAGAATAAGAGATGGGGAAGAAATATACCAATTCCATGGAAAGTGGCCCTTTATCAGGAGTGCAGGAATGcaagaatttttttctACTCTATTCTCCATTGGGAATTTTATACCACATTGGAATGGATTTTGTCTGTTGAAGATGGAGTTAGCAAAGGTACCTGCAGGGGACAATTCCAGAGTTATATTGGAGCAATATGTAAACGTTGCGATTATAGGGATGCTCGCATGGACATTCAGCTCCATTTATCACACTAGGGATTTGTTTATAACAGAAAAAATGGATTACTTTTTTGCTGGTGCTACAGTGTTGACCGCATTTCATGCGATTTTTGTCAGAGTTAATCGTCTCGACCGTTTGCCAGTATTGAGAAGGCTAGTATCAGTATTTGTTCTTCTCATATTTTCATTGCACATCTTAAGGCTATATTTCGATTGGTCATACACTTATAACATGCGATTTAACATCCTCTTTGGAGTTCTGGAATACCTTATGTTGATTGTGCTTGCCATAAAAAACAGgaaaagtttgaagagaaagaagaattacCGTAATAGTCTCTATAAACCATATTCCAATTCcaattttcatcttttttgGATGCCTGTACTTTTAGTCCTTTTTACTTCATTGGCCATGACTTctgaattatttgatttcttcaGTTACGACCTGCAAATGGATTCGCATGCTATTTGGCATGCACTGACTATTGTGCCATCATACTTTCTCTATAAGTTCTTTATCATAGATTACAATTATCTAAGTTCCATAAAAGGTACAATATCGCAGGACTAA
- the BOR1 gene encoding Bor1p (similar to Ashbya gossypii AFR677C), with the protein MLEQPKQLVDQDDPTEQFTDPKSFEDEEQMFTNNVDKTGKNKRFPPLFSGIMQDIKDRLPYYRSDWTDSWDYRVIPVLVETYLNNLLPAIAFAQDMFDHTDNAFGVNEVLLSSAIGGIVFGIFCGQPLCILGVTAPVSIFNYTVYEIIKPWGIDYFGFMFWICIWAMICHLLLAITNMVCLLQYVSSFPCDVFGLFNNIVYIHKGIEILTRQFNDNGKTDLASGYASIVVALIMTLFGSVCKLSVKTSLFPYSLRTFISDYSTVAAVLFGSLFIHFGGYVNDIHFQKLHITHNFTPTSKLRGGAGWLAYHSIPTRYIFLALPFGIILTILFYFDHNVSSLMAQRNKYKLKKPSTFHYDFALLSLTTGLSGLLGVPAPNGLIPQAPLHTEALLVRDNNGKIVRCVEQRFTNTGQGLLMIATMTKPLLTCLGQIPQAALSGLFFVMAIQGLVENAIIRKLLWLLTERSKRGLSNPLSNIPPKTILIFTTLGIVGALIEYGLTLSKAAIAFPIALVLTVVLSLSFPKWFSKATVPILDEPVAEPFTRKNLLFENLH; encoded by the coding sequence ATGTTAGAGCAACCTAAGCAATTGGTGGATCAGGATGACCCTACAGAACAGTTTACTGATCCTAAAAGctttgaggatgaagaacaGATGTTTACTAACAACGTTGACAAAACGGGCAAAAACAAACGGTTTCCTCCATTATTTTCAGGAATAATGCAGGATATTAAGGATCGTTTGCCGTACTATCGTTCGGATTGGACTGATTCCTGGGACTATAGGGTCATTCCAGTTCTTGTGGAGACATATTTGAACAACTTGCTTCCTGCCATTGCGTTTGCACAAGACATGTTCGATCACACCGACAATGCTTTTGGTGTTAATGAAGTGCTATTATCTAGCGCCATAGGAGGAATCGtctttggaattttttgcGGCCAGCCTCTGTGTATCTTAGGCGTGACAGCACCTGTGAGTATCTTTAACTATACCGTTTATGAGATCATTAAACCATGGGGTATAGACTACTTTGGGTTCATGTTTTGGATTTGCATTTGGGCAATGATATGCCATTTGTTGTTAGCTATTACAAATATGGTCTGCCTACTTCAATACGTGTCCTCGTTCCCTTGCGATGTGTTTGGActcttcaataatattgtttatattcataAAGGCATAGAGATACTGACCAGGCAGTTTAATGACAATGGTAAAACTGATCTAGCAAGTGGCTATGCAAGTATAGTGGTTGCGCTGATAATGACATTATTTGGTAGTGTCTGCAAGCTATCTGTAAAGACTTCACTTTTTCCATACTCGTTAAGAACGTTCATTAGCGATTACAGCACAGTTGCAGCTGTTTTATTTGGATCCTTATTCATTCATTTTGGTGGGTATGTGAACGATATTCACTTCCAAAAGCTTCATATTACACATAATTTTACACCTACTTCTAAATTAAGAGGCGGTGCAGGATGGTTGGCATACCATAGCATACCTACTCGTTACATTTTCTTGGCGTTGCCCTTCGGAATCATTCTGACGATCCTCTTCTACTTTGATCACAATGTATCATCCCTAATGGCACAGCGGAATAAATACAAACTGAAAAAGCCATCGACCTTCCATTACGACTTTGCCCTTCTAAGTCTTACCACAGGTCTTAGTGGACTTCTAGGCGTACCGGCTCCAAATGGATTGATACCGCAAGCTCCTCTACACACCGAAGCACTGTTGGTTCGCGACAATAACGGTAAAATCGTAAGATGCGTTGAACAACGTTTCACAAATACCGGCCAGGGTTTACTTATGATTGCCACAATGACAAAACCACTACTTACCTGCTTAGGCCAAATCCCGCAAGCTGCTCTTAGCGGTCTATTTTTTGTAATGGCCATCCAGGGACTAGTGGAGAATGCAATTATACGAAAGCTTCTATGGCTTCTTACCGAACGTTCCAAAAGAGGCCTCTCAAATCCCCTAAGTAATATACCCCCCAAAACTATCCTAATATTCACCACTTTGGGGATCGTCGGGGCTCTAATAGAATATGGCCTCACCCTGTCGAAAGCCGCTATTGCATTCCCAATAGCCCTGGTATTAACTGTCGTCTTGAGTCTCTCCTTCCCTAAATGGTTCTCGAAGGCCACGGTACCCATTCTAGATGAACCTGTCGCTGAACCGTTCACCAGAAAGAACCTGCTGTTTGAGAATCTCCATTGA
- a CDS encoding uncharacterized protein (similar to Ashbya gossypii AFR676C): MIPPPVDSALLREHSYEDKRLLDIVLNSQKYSSTSGYKPIKDYGLGYFNYIFAMEKGIGQVRNKDIFRDHLYRYFNFYFSVWLVIFMVWFLYVFGSPSSLDKMSWRIHSKKKSDDDTVTMYHHMKV, translated from the coding sequence ATGATTCCTCCTCCAGTGGATTCAGCGTTGCTTCGCGAACATTCTTATGAGGACAAGAGACTTTTGGATATTGTATTGAATTCACAGAAGTATTCGAGCACAAGCGGGTACAAACCTATTAAGGATTATGGTCTAGGATATTTCAACTACATATTTGCAATGGAGAAGGGAATTGGACAGGTGAGgaataaagatatatttcGTGATCATCTCTAtagatatttcaatttttatttttcgGTGTGGTTGGTTATCTTTATGGTATGGTTTTTATATGTGTTTGGTAGTCCCAGCAGTTTGGATAAGATGAGTTGGAGGATTCATAGTAAGAAAAAAAGTGACGATGACACGGTAACCATGTATCATCATATGAAGGTTTAA